The Rhodococcus sp. ABRD24 genome contains the following window.
CGCTGAGCTAATGGCACACTGGGAGCAGCGCGGCACCGACCTGGCTCCGTGCGCGTAGCTCTGTGTAACGCTCTATGTGACCAACCCGAGGACTGACTTCCCGATGGAATTCCTGTTTCCACTTCTGATTCTTGCTCTTCTCGTGCCGATGTTCCTCGGCATTCGGCGCCAGAAGAAAGAGGTGGCGAAGACCACCGCACTCCAGGACTCGCTGGCGGTCGGTGACCGCGTCATGACTACCGCGGGGCTGCATGCGACCGTCGCAAGTCTCGCAGAGACGACCGTCGATCTCGAGATTGCGCCCGGTGTCGTGACCACCTGGTCGCGCCTGGTCATCCGCGAGCACATCGTTGACGAAGAATCTGACGGTGCCGGTGCTGATGCCGAGGGTGATGTCGTCGACGGCACGGACGAGACCCCTGATGACACCCAG
Protein-coding sequences here:
- the yajC gene encoding preprotein translocase subunit YajC — protein: MEFLFPLLILALLVPMFLGIRRQKKEVAKTTALQDSLAVGDRVMTTAGLHATVASLAETTVDLEIAPGVVTTWSRLVIREHIVDEESDGAGADAEGDVVDGTDETPDDTQRRLNGE